The Zygosaccharomyces rouxii strain CBS732 chromosome G complete sequence genome contains a region encoding:
- a CDS encoding serine/threonine-protein kinase (similar to uniprot|P38990 Saccharomyces cerevisiae YER129W PAK1 Upstream kinase for the SNF1 complex partially redundant function with Elm1p and Tos3p members of this family of kinases have functional orthology with LKB1 a mammalian kinase associated with Peutz-Jeghers cancer-susceptibility syndrome and some similarities with YGL179C uniprot|P43637 Saccharomyces cerevisiae YGL179C TOS3 Putative protein kinase, related to and redundant with Elm1p and Pak1p in activating the SNF1 complex) — protein sequence MNHHRRDSIEELDVPPDLRLALHQNFSNESSLSTKSSRRNSSNPYFYQIGEDASSSMESLNLLLEKQRVRQLNHPHHQEHINSPHSLGLPGKVKETNEISLKYDPVSKRKVLNTYELIQELGHGQHGKVKLARELLTGQLVAIKIVDRHEKKGRRFLVLDKKNSLTQNEKIRREIAIMKKCHYKHVVKLVEVLDDLKSRKIYLVLEYCSRGEVKWCPGDVLETEARGPPLLNFQRTREIIRGVVLGLEYLHYQGVIHRDIKPANLLMAEDGTVKISDFGVSLAARDPNGDANLESLDELELAKTAGTPAFFAPEICLGEEAFEKFSIDRSDLFKGSSVSFMIDIWALGVTLYCLLFGMLPFISDYELELFEKIVNQPLTCPSFQNLNNNGVSHISSKEEYDLAVDLLTRLLKKSPLDRIGIQEIKNHEFLLWDFHHMPDYGEEFKAFKEAERAEFQPNNVQHFKQISVSKKELNDAVLGVGKKIKEAALNYYSGKKREGSEQPDVEELTLCVPDSLKVGDCGHGPFSTSFIVSEGSVMTNCNNTSNGSSTKNDEDNKAATNVNPSVFKEGYSMCNDNDRNDRNIDNDKFQEPSQKEMLERELQDFDRKHNPDTVVNLPINSSFASLDSFYIDNYAMSKVGANANVKPASPTVFARPPALGGYHPPYRSNSRTNSNTNANPLLQNSPTPMTFLNGMQSKGSDRYPTNVNKTGSGSGQPSERTPVSNFGQRLRNPQSSEIVNVGSGSGRRKSSLTGDRDAAANFSVQKDAKTFINPTPTEFTKPGEEQRNFHVRRGNFFSGLNSGDGNSSQSSGISSECSSDCSSDAEEEGSQSSNTESLPFEFALDSGNASVLSLRDTSAGVEPVRSFLDPAPRRKKMNSDSKKDDTELFLDMERGGHNCRRLSTHNSESSGASSRRSSLRNPVFPSRGNTQDRTASATPIGLNEVQGSEITISAADKDSDEATLVGRNKTSSGVSSGQSITPPSGIIQYSNPYNGKEFLRIPQVLSKPTTQTSNIDTLLVSGKRPDHLQDNSKSLLKNVLITSAGSSRRPSIPFISRNDSNESRGASADASLPSSSCSHGKEDISTRLSKFGFGERIARKAERSSASSDRQTRSRSIAVGELRNRKSKMRM from the coding sequence ATGAACCATCATCGGCGAGATTCAATCGAAGAACTTGATGTTCCACCCGATTTGCGTTTAGCTCTTCATCAAAACTTCAGCAATGAGAGTTCTTTATCTACGAAAAGTTCTCGTAGGAATTCTTCTAATCCAtatttttatcaaattggtgaagatgCTTCTTCGTCAATGGAATCTCTAAATTTACTGTTAGAAAAGCAGAGAGTGCGGCAATTGaatcatcctcatcatcaagaACATATTAATTCACCTCACAGTTTGGGATTGCCTGGTAAAGTTAAAGAAAcgaatgaaatttcattaaaaTATGACCCTGTCTCTAAACGCAAAGTGCTCAATACCTATGAATTGATTCAAGAACTAGGACATGGACAACATGGTAAAGTTAAGCTAGCAAGAGAGTTATTAACAGGTCAATTGGTAGCGATTAAGATTGTTGATAGACATGAGAAAAAGGGTAGAAGATTTTTAGTGCTTGATAAAAAGAACAGCTTAACgcaaaatgaaaaaatacGTAGAGAAATCGCCATTATGAAAAAATGTCATTATAAACACGTTGTTAAATTAGTGGAAGTCTTAGACGACTTAAAATCAAGGAAAATCTATTTGGTGCTAGAATATTGTTCTAGAGGTGAAGTTAAATGGTGTCCAGGTGACGTTTTAGAAACAGAAGCTAGAGGACCACCGCTCCTGAATTTCCAAAGGACGAGAGAGATTATAAGAGGCGTCGTTCTGGGATTAGAATATTTGCATTACCAAGGTGTCATCCATAGAGATATCAAACCTGCGAATTTATTGATGGCAGAAGATGGTACTGTTAAGATATCTGATTTCGGTGTTTCCTTGGCAGCAAGAGACCCGAATGGAGATGCCAATTTGGAATCAttagatgaattagaattagCCAAGACAGCAGGTACACCGGCATTTTTCGCACCTGAAATTTGTCTTGGTGAAGaagcatttgaaaaatttagcATTGATAGAAGTGATTTGTTCAAGGGCTCTAGTGTCTCATTTATGATTGACATTTGGGCATTAGGTGTGACTTTGTACTGTTTACTTTTTGGAATGTTGCCATTTATTTCCGATTATGAATTAgaactttttgaaaaaattgtgaaCCAGCCATTGACATGCCCTagtttccaaaatttgaataataatggAGTTTCGCACATTTCATCTAAGGAAGAATATGATCTGGCAGTTGATCTGTTAACTCgattgttgaaaaaaagtCCATTGGATCGTATCggaattcaagaaattaaaaatcATGAATTTTTACTTTGGGATTTCCACCACATGCCCGATTatggtgaagaatttaAAGCCTTCAAAGAAGCAGAACGAGCGGAATTTCAGCCCAATAATGTACAGCATTTTAAGCAAATTTCTGTTTCTAAGAAAGAACTCAATGACGCAGTCTTGGGTGTTggtaaaaagattaaagaagCAGCTCTAAATTATTACTCTGGTAAAAAGAGAGAGGGATCTGAACAACCGGATGTAGAAGAATTAACTTTGTGTGTTCCAGATAGTTTGAAAGTGGGAGATTGTGGACATGGCCCCTTTAGTACGAGTTTTATCGTTAGTGAAGGTTCAGTAATGACTAATTGTAATAATACGAGTAATGGATCCTCAACTAAGAATGATGAGGATAATAAAGCTGCAACAAATGTAAATCCCTCTGTTTTCAAAGAGGGATATAGCATgtgtaatgataatgacCGTAATGACCGTAATATcgataatgataaattcCAGGAACCTTCTCAAAAAGAGATGCTCGAAAgagaattacaagatttcGACCGTAAGCATAATCCTGATACCGTGGTAAATTTGCCCATAAACTCTTCATTTGCATCTTTAGACAGTTTTTACATCGATAATTATGCGATGAGTAAGGTTGGTGCTAATGCAAATGTGAAGCCGGCTTCTCCAACAGTTTTTGCAAGACCTCCTGCCCTTGGAGGTTACCACCCTCCTTATCGAAGCAACAGCAGGACCAATAGTAACACAAATGCGAATCCGTTATTACAAAATTCTCCAACACCTATGACTTTTCTCAATGGTATGCAATCTAAGGGGAGCGATCGATATCCAACTAATGTTAACAAAACTGGATCTGGATCTGGACAGCCTAGTGAGAGAACACCAGTGAGTAATTTTGGCCAAAGATTGAGAAATCCACAATCTAGTGAAATCGTGAATGttggtagtggtagtggtagaAGGAAATCTAGTCTCACTGGTGATAGAGACGCAGCTGCTAATTTTTCTGTGCAAAAGGATGCTAAAACATTTATTAATCCTACTCCAACTGAGTTCACCAAACCTGGAGAAGAACAAAGGAATTTTCATGTACGTCGTGGTAACTTTTTCAGTGGTCTTAATAGTGGAGATGGAAATTCGAGTCAATCTTCCGGTATTTCAAGTGAATGTAGCTCGGATTGCTCCTCTGATGCAGAAGAGGAAGGGTCACAATCCAGTAATACTGAATCCCtaccatttgaatttgcTCTTGATTCTGGAAATGCTAGTGTACTTTCCCTAAGAGATACTAGTGCAGGAGTTGAGCCAGTCAGATCATTTTTGGACCCAGCTCCACgtaggaaaaaaatgaacTCAGATTCGAAGAAAGATGATACTGAATTGTTCTTGGATATGGAAAGAGGTGGTCACAATTGTCGTCGTTTGTCTACGCATAATTCAGAGAGTAGTGGAGCTAGTTCCAGAAGAAGTAGTTTGAGAAATCCAGTTTTCCCATCTCGAGGTAATACACAAGATCGTACAGCTTCCGCGACACCAATTGGATTAAATGAGGTCCAAGGAAGTGAAATTACCATCTCTGCAGCTGATAAGGACAGTGATGAGGCAACACTTGTGGGTCGTAATAAAACTTCTAGCGGGGTGTCCTCCGGTCAGTCTATCACGCCGCCTTCAGGAATCATCCAGTACTCTAACCCATATAATGGGAAAGAGTTTCTAAGAATCCCGCAAGTTCTCAGTAAACCTACGACACAAACTTCCAACATAGATACTTTGTTAGTGTCAGGGAAGCGTCCAGATCATCTTCAGGACAATTCTAAGagtcttttgaaaaatgttttAATAACTTCAGCTGGTTCAAGTCGTAGACCATCAATACCTTTTATTTCTAGGAATGATTCTAACGAGTCGCGAGGGGCTAGTGCTGATGCTTCATTACCTTCGAGTTCATGTAGTCATGGGAAGGAAGATATTTCTACGAGATTAAGCAAATTTGGTTTTGGGGAAAGGATCGCCAGGAAGGCCGAAAGATCTTCCGCTTCATCTGATCGCCAAACTAGATCAAGATCTATTGCAGTGGGAGAACTCAGAAATAGAAAGAGTAAAATGAGGATGTGA
- the MPT5 gene encoding Mpt5p (similar to uniprot|P39016 Saccharomyces cerevisiae YGL178W MPT5 Protein that specifically binds to mRNAs encoding chromatin modifiers and spindle pole body components has roles in longevity in maintenance of cell wall integrity and in sensitivity to and recovery from pheromone arrest) — MSYHHQPQLSVNSIQSLVEPVTPPPLGQMSNKKNHTKTQSLDLSEFNQFMQNQSPMMMAKTFSPPEYQSQTQAQQRPHQGTSPGTLPLINEFDVGFDPSTSANGSGASMHAPGAPPAHVPTAPSASIPSVNTNSSTSSSLRTSSGTEAMEITSAPLEELDYVKLATDQFGCRFLQKKLESPAESNLVRDLMYEQIKGCFLDLILDSFGNYLVQKLCEYLTLDQKTFLIQVIYPHVFQISINQYGTRSLQKIIDTVDNESQIDLITKGFSQEHTSIEQVVTLINDLNGNHVIQKCIFKFPPSKFDFIIDAIVEHNNIITISTHKHGCCVLQKLLSVCTLQQIFKISVKIVQFLPGLINDQFGNYIIQFLLDIKELDFYLLAEIFNRLSNELCQLSCLKFSSNVVEKFIKKLFGIVMESVPKAQENLVPEPNDDVVTAAMGILLTIIDIFTVNLNVLIRDNFGNYALQTLLDVKNYGPILEYPGNSFVLKSVKLLNFSHDFTTKIGNLVILTKEFLPSIKTTSYAKKIKLKVKAYAELTGIAFADLSPKKNTGGGNFNNNGNHFNNHRNNGNSNNNKFNHYKNGGNVNANSAGGGYSKHARHFSLPANAFHRRNSSSVSSLGVLPQAQTLQLPQTPMGGSNGIYGHNQFLAPQTTTATNSAAAAAAAAAAASGGSFPPAPPPQFVPTTAAQIPSSQKPFVSAPLPKPNSNPNLQGLQGHTPMPFSSDMGNSTNSSGSSLFHNTMNDPFVGKNFAFTSGSQSSLCEPNFAQQRVVSNPFPLQQIPQQPSMQQAQFMNNYMPIRAVEGGMYMGANGSNTNDFINSGNEFNLGFR, encoded by the coding sequence ATGTCCTATCACCACCAACCGCAGTTATCTGTTAACTCTATACAGAGTCTAGTTGAACCTGTGACACCACCGCCATTGGGTCAAATGAGTAACAAAAAGAATCACACAAAGACCCAATCGTTGGATCTTTCCGAGTTTAATCAGTTTATGCAGAATCAGTCTCCCATGATGATGGCAAAGACTTTCTCTCCTCCTGAATATCAATCTCAAACTCAAGCCCAACAACGTCCACACCAGGGAACATCTCCAGGCACTCTGCCTCTGATCAATGAGTTTGATGTTGGATTTGATCCATCGACGTCTGCTAATGGATCTGGTGCTTCCATGCACGCACCAGGGGCGCCTCCTGCACATGTGCCAACTGCACCATCGGCGTCGATTCCTTCTGTTAATACTAATTCTTCTACTAGCAGTTCCTTGAGGACCAGCAGTGGGACTGAAGCTATGGAAATTACCTCAGCACCATTGGAGGAATTGGATTACGTCAAGTTGGCAACAGACCAATTTGGTTGTagatttttacaaaagaaGTTGGAATCCCCTGCTGAATCAAATTTAGTCAGAGATTTGATGTATGAACAGATTAAAGGATGCTTTTTGGATTTAATCCTCGATTCGTTTGGTAATTACTTGGTTCAAAAATTATGTGAATATTTGACTTTGGATCAAAAGACATTTTTGATCCAAGTGATCTATCCACACGTATTCCAAATTTCGATTAATCAATACGGTACGAGGTCTCTACAAAAGATCATCGATACTGTGGATAATGAATCTCAAATTGATCTAATTACAAAGGGATTCTCGCAAGAGCATACTTCCATCGAACAAGTGGTCACATTGATTAACGATCTTAACGGGAACCACGTGATCCAGAAATgtatcttcaaattccCACCATCTAAATTCGATTTCATAATTGATGCCATTGTGGAACATAACAATATCATTACGATCTCTACTCATAAACATGGTTGTTGCGTTTTGCAAAAGCTGTTGAGCGTTTGTACTTTACAACAGATCTTCAAGATCTCTGTTAAGATCGTCCAATTTTTACCAGGTTTGATCAATGATCAATTCGGTAATTACATCATTCAATTCCTGTTAGACATTaaggaattggattttTACCTTTTGgctgaaatttttaacagATTATCAAACGAATTGTGTCAATTGTCATGTTTAAAGTTCTCTTCAAATGttgtggaaaaatttatcaagaaattattcGGAATCGTAATGGAATCTGTTCCCAAGGCTCAAGAAAATTTGGTTCCCGAACCTAATGATGATGTCGTTACTGCAGCAATGGGGATCCTTTTGACTATTATTGATATTTTTACGGTCAATTTGAATGTCTTGATTAGGGACAACTTTGGGAATTACGCTTTGCAAACTTTGCTGGACGTTAAAAATTACGGACCTATCTTGGAATATCCTGGTAATTCCTTCGTTCTAAAGTCGGTTAAGTTGTTGAACTTTAGTCATGATTTTACTAcaaagattggaaatttaGTCATTTTGACTAAGGAATTTTTGCCAAGCATTAAGACTACATCATATGCcaaaaaaatcaaattgaaagtaAAGGCATATGCAGAATTAACAGGAATCGCGTTTGCAGATTTATctccaaagaaaaatacTGGTGGTGGCAACTTTAACAATAACGGTAACCATTTCAATAATCATCGCAACAATGGTAATAGcaacaataacaaattTAACCATTATAAAAACGGCGGTAACGTTAATGCTAATagtgctggtggtggttaCTCAAAGCATGCTCGCCATTTTTCACTCCCTGCTAACGCTTTCCATAGAAGAAACTCTAGTTCCGTCTCTTCCTTAGGTGTTTTACCTCAAGCGCAAACTCTGCAACTACCACAAACTCCGATGGGTGGTTCTAATGGGATTTATGGACACAACCAATTTTTAGCACCTCAAACTACTACTGCAACCAATTCTGCAGCAGCGGCAGCGGCAGCGGCAGCGGCAGCAAGTGGCGGAAGTTTCCCTCCAGCTCCGCCACCTCAATTTGTGCCTACTACTGCTGCACAGATACCCTCGTCTCAAAAGCCATTTGTCTCTGCACCTTTGCCTAAACCCAATTCTAATCCAAATTTACAGGGATTACAAGGGCATACACCCATGCCGTTTAGCAGTGATATGGGGAACAGTACTAACAGTTCTGGCTCTAGTCTATTCCACAATACAATGAATGATCCATTTGTGggtaaaaattttgcattCACAAGTGGTTCCCAATCCAGTTTATGTGAACCAAATTTTGCACAACAAAGGGTAGTTAGTAACCCTTTCCCATTACAGCAGATTCCACAACAACCATCAATGCAACAGGCTCAATTTATGAATAATTACATGCCCATTAGAGCCGTTGAAGGTGGCATGTATATGGGTGCTAATGGTTCGAATACAAATGATTTTATTAACTCCGGAAATGAGTTTAATCTCGGCTTCCGTTGA
- the NSA2 gene encoding rRNA-processing protein NSA2 (highly similar to uniprot|P40078 Saccharomyces cerevisiae YER126C NSA2 Constituent of 66S pre-ribosomal particles involved in 60S ribosomal subunit biogenesis), whose translation MPQNEYIEQHIKQHGRRLDHEERKRKKEAREVHKVAERAQELKGWRGKQYAKKRYAEKVAMKKRIKAHEQSKVKGESKPIDTGEALPAYLLDREETNQAKAISSSIKQKRLEKADKFSVPLPKVRGISEEEMFKAVKTGKSKSKSWKRMITKPTFVGEGFTRRPVKMERIIRPTALRQKKANVTHPELKVTVFLPILSVKKNPQSPMYTQLGVLTKGTIIEVNVSELGMVTSGGKVVWGKYAQITNEPDRDGCVNAVLLV comes from the coding sequence ATGCCTCAAAACGAGTATATTGAGCAGCACATAAAGCAGCATGGTCGCAGGCTCGATCACGAAGAGCGTAAGCGTAAGAAGGAGGCAAGAGAAGTCCATAAGGTTGCAGAAAGAGCTCAAGAGTTGAAGGGCTGGAGAGGTAAGCAATATGCCAAGAAGCGTTATGCTGAAAAGGTTGCAATGAAGAAACGTATCAAGGCTCACGAACAATCGAAGGTCAAAGGTGAGTCCAAACCTATCGACACCGGTGAAGCACTACCTGCATATCTGTTGGATAGAGAAGAGACAAATCAAGCAAAGGCAATCTCATCATCGATCAAACAGAAGCGTTTGGAGAAGGCTGATAAGTTTTCTGTACCTCTACCTAAAGTGCGTGGTATCAGTGAGGAAGAAATGTTTAAAGCTGTAAAAACCggtaaatccaaatccaaatcttggAAGAGAATGATTACGAAACCAACGTTTGTCGGAGAAGGATTTACACGTCGACCAGTCAAGATGGAAAGAATCATTAGGCCAACTGCGCTACGTCAAAAGAAGGCAAATGTGACCCATCCTGAACTGAAAGTGACGGTTTTCCTACCAATTCTATCTGTCAAGAAGAACCCTCAGAGTCCAATGTATACGCAATTAGGTGTTTTAACCAAGGGTACAATCATCGAAGTTAACGTTTCTGAATTGGGTATGGTTACGTCTGGTGGTAAAGTTGTCTGGGGTAAGTATGCTCAGATAACTAACGAACCAGACAGAGACGGCTGTGTAAATGCCGTCTTACTGGTTTAA
- the VFA1 gene encoding Vfa1p (similar to uniprot|P40080 Saccharomyces cerevisiae YER128W Hypothetical ORF), producing the protein MKNEYTARKVGIKDMQPCVVCYKPTTTVLYSGIDWFYTCDIHLQDNPQFVTPLYSKEYQDAVAKLKALKPLPATNSGSGLDGWVSKFLKKDKKEKHNGGDGDGNGDGDGDGEKTTKDKDQGQELQRQYDEQLDLVSKLQRQNRKYQLSRTVFDSRIQRKQMETKWKEQKRIEDESYTNTDPLELETKFVFPSVPKS; encoded by the coding sequence atgaagaacgAGTACACCGCTAGGAAAGTAGGTATCAAAGATATGCAACCATGTGTGGTCTGCTACAAACCTACGACGACGGTCCTCTACAGTGGTATTGATTGGTTTTACACATGTGATATACACCTACAGGATAACCCGCAATTCGTTACACCTTTGTACAGTAAAGAGTATCAAGATGCAGTAGCTAAATTAAAGGCATTGAAACCACTGCCTGCTACAAATAGTGGTAGTGGTTTGGATGGTTGGGTCAgcaaatttttaaagaaggacaaaaaagagaagcataatggtggtgatggtgatggtaatggtgaCGGTGACGGTGACGGTGAGAAAACCACTAAAGACAAAGATCAAGGACAGGAGTTACAAAGACAGTACGACGAGCAATTGGATCTTGTAAGTAAATTACAGCGACAGAATCGAAAATACCAATTGAGTCGTACGGTTTTCGATTCAAGAATCCAGAGAAAACAGATGGAAACCAAATGGAAGGAACAAAAACGCATTGAGGATGAAAGTTATACAAATACAGATCCACtagaattggaaacaaaATTTGTATTCCCCAGCGTGCCTAAAAGCTGA
- the LCP5 gene encoding small subunit rRNA maturation protein LCP5 (similar to uniprot|P40079 Saccharomyces cerevisiae YER127W LCP5 Essential protein involved in maturation of 18S rRNA depletion leads to inhibited pre-rRNA processing and reduced polysome levels localizes primarily to the nucleolus), which produces MSELDQVLKSVVGSLQETSSSITKLKEQYESSSVPNNDKVSLLSLKSASMLAYVNALTMVIGEKLSGNSTADSGREKSIEHRIVLERGVKPLEKKLSYQLDKLVRAHMRMEKEYADAEKRAVAQGERREDNDSDSSDDEMAQKPRAFGVSKKEGEEEEEGESAVYQPPKISSTLPVDDRFSSKDHKDRSNRVRMQAMDEYLREESERPEWESSVGANIMNHGRGGVKTLRDAEKDREVERYEEENFTRLRNTSKTDKLKEKRRERMNQVNMIGGEDFSIFGNKRKLENSTSKGSKRSRNVWEKAKRKL; this is translated from the coding sequence ATGTCTGAGTTGGATCAAGTGCTTAAAAGTGTTGTCGGATCTTTGCAGGAGACTTCAAGTTCTATCACAAAGCTTAAGGAACAATATGAGTCCAGTTCTGTGCCAAACAACGATAAAGTCTcacttctttctttgaagagTGCAAGCATGTTGGCATACGTTAATGCGCTCACGATGGTTATTGGTGAGAAATTGAGTGGAAACTCAACGGCAGACTCTGGTAGAGAGAAAAGTATCGAACACAGAATCGTATTAGAAAGAGGTGTTAAaccattggaaaagaaactATCTTATCAATTGGACAAACTGGTGAGAGCACATATGAGAATGGAAAAGGAATATGCAGATGCTGAGAAAAGAGCTGTAGCACAAGGTGAACGCCGTGAAGATAATGACTCAGATTcaagtgatgatgaaatggcTCAGAAACCTCGTGCATTTGGTGTGTCgaagaaagaaggtgaagaagaagaggagggTGAATCTGCAGTTTATCAACCACCAAAGATTAGTTCTACATTACCTGTGGATGATAGGTTCAGCTCTAAGGACCATAAGGATCGTAGCAATAGAGTTCGTATGCAGGCAATGGACGAATATTTGAGAGAAGAATCAGAGAGACCGGAATGGGAATCCTCAGTTGGTGCTAATATCATGAACCATGGTAGAGGTGGTGTTAAAACATTAAGAGATGCTGAGAAGGATCGTGAAGTGGAGAgatatgaagaagagaactTCACTAGATTAAGAAACACTTCAAAGACGGATAAACtcaaggaaaagagaagagagAGAATGAATCAAGTTAACATgattggtggtgaagacTTCAGCATCTTTGGTAATAAACGTAAATTAGAAAATAGCACTTCGAAAGGATCCAAAAGATCACGTAATGTTTGGGAAAAAGCAAAGAGGAAGTTGTAA